The proteins below come from a single Carassius carassius chromosome 11, fCarCar2.1, whole genome shotgun sequence genomic window:
- the hat1 gene encoding histone acetyltransferase type B catalytic subunit, translating into MAAVNDMEKKLAEFKCDTNEAVCLKLVRFPEDIDDESTTFHPEYTHQLFGDDEVSFGYKGLEIQLYYSAGTLSTLFKVKYTARVTDTFDCVEPDDVEGKVREIIPAGFCCNTDDFISLLEKEANFKPFGSLLHTYKVHNVEAGEDLTYQIHKVEVSCPGFREYHERLQTFLMWFIETASYIDVDDDRWDFFLVFEKYNKDGETLYATVGYMTVYNYYVYPDKTRPRVSQMLVLPPFQGEGHGAQLLETVHRYYCTSAKVQDITAEDPSENYVKLRDFVLVKMCLTLPSFSSEKLSQGFREEMVSEAREKLKINKKHTRRVYEILRLRNTDMSDEEKAREFRLEVKKRLYGPYRKNQRDLTKMQKCLRPEELASHISQMDTSLQHEELEKSYQDVLAEYRRVLERLAQA; encoded by the exons ATGGCGG CTGTGAATGACATGGAGAAGAAACTGGCAGAGTTTAAATGTGACACTAATGAAGCCGTTTGTCTGAAATTAG TGCGGTTTCCAGAGGATATAGATGATGAAAGCACAACATTTCACCCTGAGTACactcatcagctgtttggagatGA TGAAGTGTCGTTTGGCTACAAAGGTCTGGAGATCCAGCTGTACTACAGCGCAGGGACCCTGAGCACCCTGTTCAAAGTCAAGTACACGGCCAGGGTCACAGACACCTTTGACTGTGTGGAG CCAGATGATGTGGAGGGGAAGGTCCGAGAGATCATTCCTGCTGGGTTCTGCTGTAACACAGATGACTTCATCTCTCTCCTGGAGAAAGAGGCCAACTTCAAACCCTTCGGCAGCCTGCTGCACACCTACAAAGTGCACAATGTGGAGGCGGGAGAGGATCTCACCTACCAGATACACAAG GTGGAGGTCTCGTGTCCAGGGTTCAGAGAGTACCACGAGCGCTTGCAGACGTTTCTCATGTGGTTCATTGAGACGGCTAGTTACATCGACGTGGATGACGATCGCTGGGATTTCTTTCTCGT aTTTGAGAAGTACAATAAGGATGGAGAGACCCTGTACGCGACCGTTGGCTACATGACAGTGTATAATTACTACGTATACCCAGACAAAACCAGACCACGTGTCAG ccagATGCTGGTCTTGCCACCATTCCAGGGAGAAGGACACGGGGCTCAGCTCTTAGAGACAGTCCACCGATACTACTGCACTTCTGCTAAAGTACAGGACATCACAG CGGAAGACCCATCTGAAAACTATGTGAAGCTGAGAGATTTTGTGCTGGTGAAGATGTGCTTGACTCTGCCGTCTTTCTCCAGTGAGAAACTCTCTCAGGGCTTCAGGGAAGAGATGGTTTCTGAGGCCAGAGAGAAACTCAAGATCAACAAG AAACATACACGCCGTGTTTATGAAATCCTGCGTCTCAGAAACACAGACATGAGCGATGAAGAGAAAGCCAGAGAATTTCGATTGGAGGTGAAAAAAAGACTCTATGGACCCTACAGA AAAAACCAGCGTGATCTGACTAAGATGCAGAAGTGTTTGAGGCCAGAGGAGTTGGCGTCCCACATCAGCCAGATGGACACGAGTCTGCAACACGAGGAGCTGGAGAAAAGCTACCAGGACGTGCTGGCGGAGTATCGCAGAGTCCTGGAGCGACTGGCGCAGGCGTGA